One stretch of Pararhizobium qamdonense DNA includes these proteins:
- a CDS encoding DUF2188 domain-containing protein, whose amino-acid sequence MSKSKHVVPNSKGGWSVRSAGASRAARTFDSQSEAVAYARDAARANHSELYIHRRDGTISDRRSYGRDPFPPKG is encoded by the coding sequence ATGTCGAAATCCAAGCATGTCGTCCCGAATTCGAAAGGCGGCTGGAGTGTTCGCAGCGCGGGTGCCTCGCGCGCAGCCAGGACCTTTGACTCGCAAAGTGAAGCGGTGGCCTATGCCAGGGACGCTGCGCGGGCCAATCATAGCGAACTCTACATCCATCGTAGAGATGGAACGATTAGCGATAGACGATCTTACGGACGCGACCCTTTTCCTCCGAAGGGCTGA
- a CDS encoding WD40 repeat domain-containing protein, with protein MPTVAPLDLQGHVAGVAFLGDIPFFAESSGLIHSLDHGHKTAEAHEGLLSSIRDDATDTLLTGGEDGKVLRIKADGTVSEIAHVPRKWISQVAAGPQGAVAYAYGKTAHVRLADGSVKDFTEERTVEGIAFAPKGLRIALARYNGVSLHWVAIPGQPVDLEWKGAHTGVSFSPDGRFVVTSMQENALHGWKLDTKPGAETRHMRMTGYPAKIKSVSWSAKGKWLASSGAPAAIVWPFQAKDGPMGKAPLELGTRANIMVTQVCCHPVEEIAAIGYADGMIMVVRFTDSKEVLLRRPGKGAITAMAWNKNGRQLAFGSEAGDCGVVDIAG; from the coding sequence ATGCCGACAGTTGCTCCTCTCGACCTTCAAGGTCACGTCGCCGGCGTGGCCTTTCTCGGCGACATCCCGTTCTTTGCCGAATCCTCCGGGCTCATCCATAGCCTCGATCACGGCCACAAAACCGCCGAGGCGCATGAGGGCCTACTCTCCTCCATCCGCGATGACGCGACCGATACGCTTTTGACCGGCGGCGAAGACGGAAAGGTGCTGCGCATCAAGGCAGATGGCACGGTGAGTGAAATCGCCCATGTGCCACGCAAATGGATATCGCAGGTCGCAGCCGGACCGCAGGGTGCAGTTGCCTATGCCTATGGCAAGACGGCGCATGTGCGGCTGGCCGACGGGAGCGTCAAGGATTTCACCGAGGAGCGCACCGTCGAGGGCATCGCCTTTGCGCCGAAAGGCTTGCGCATTGCGCTTGCCCGCTATAATGGCGTCTCGCTGCATTGGGTGGCGATCCCGGGCCAGCCGGTCGATCTCGAATGGAAGGGCGCCCATACCGGCGTGAGCTTCTCCCCCGACGGCCGCTTCGTCGTCACCTCGATGCAGGAAAACGCGCTGCATGGCTGGAAGCTGGATACCAAGCCCGGCGCCGAAACCCGGCACATGCGCATGACCGGCTATCCGGCCAAGATCAAATCAGTTTCATGGTCGGCCAAGGGCAAATGGCTGGCATCCTCCGGCGCACCGGCCGCCATCGTCTGGCCCTTCCAGGCCAAGGATGGCCCGATGGGCAAGGCGCCGCTCGAACTCGGCACCCGCGCCAATATCATGGTCACGCAGGTCTGCTGCCACCCGGTCGAGGAGATCGCAGCGATCGGCTATGCCGATGGCATGATCATGGTGGTGCGCTTCACCGACAGCAAGGAAGTGCTGCTGCGCCGCCCCGGCAAGGGCGCCATCACCGCCATGGCCTGGAACAAAAACGGCCGCCAGCTTGCCTTCGGCTCGGAAGCGGGCGATTGCGGCGTGGTCGATATCGCCGGGTGA
- a CDS encoding CobW family GTP-binding protein — protein MTEATTAAAKPIPVTVLTGYLGAGKTTLLNRILTEAHGKKYAVIVNEFGEIGIDNDLIVESDEEIYEMNNGCVCCTVRGDLIRVVEGLMRRPGRFDAIIVETTGLADPVPVAQTFFMDDDVRAKTELDAVVALVDAKHLPLRLKDSREAEDQIAFADVVLLNKTDLVTPEELAKIEATVRAINPSARIHRTERSNIDLTKVLDQGAFSLERALENEPNFLDHDDHHHDHTCGPDCGHDHHHHDHHDHDHHDHHDHDHHGHDHHHHDHAPSPIHDVTVQSVSLRGGEMNPDRFFPWIQKITQTEGPNILRLKGIIAFKDDAERYVVQGVHMIIEGDHQRAWKDGEKHESRLVFIGRELDREKLERTFKACEAVPAEAAAH, from the coding sequence ATGACCGAAGCAACCACAGCTGCCGCCAAGCCCATTCCCGTTACCGTGCTCACCGGCTATCTCGGTGCCGGCAAGACGACGCTCCTGAACCGCATTCTGACGGAGGCCCATGGCAAGAAATATGCCGTCATCGTCAACGAATTCGGCGAGATCGGCATCGACAATGACCTGATCGTCGAATCCGACGAGGAAATCTACGAGATGAACAATGGCTGCGTCTGCTGCACCGTGCGCGGCGACCTGATCCGCGTTGTGGAGGGCCTGATGCGCCGTCCGGGCCGCTTCGATGCCATTATCGTCGAAACCACCGGTCTTGCCGATCCGGTGCCTGTCGCTCAGACCTTTTTCATGGACGACGATGTGCGCGCCAAGACCGAACTCGACGCCGTTGTCGCTCTGGTCGATGCCAAGCATCTGCCGCTGCGCCTGAAGGACAGCCGCGAAGCCGAAGACCAGATCGCTTTTGCCGATGTCGTGCTGCTCAACAAGACCGATCTCGTTACGCCGGAAGAACTGGCGAAGATCGAAGCGACCGTGCGCGCCATCAACCCTTCGGCCCGTATTCACCGCACGGAGCGCTCCAATATCGACCTGACCAAGGTCCTCGACCAGGGCGCATTCAGCCTGGAACGGGCCTTGGAAAACGAGCCGAATTTCCTCGACCATGATGATCACCACCACGACCATACCTGCGGTCCGGATTGCGGCCACGATCATCACCACCATGATCATCATGATCACGACCACCACGACCACCACGACCATGATCATCACGGCCATGACCACCATCATCACGATCACGCCCCCTCGCCGATCCACGACGTGACGGTGCAGTCGGTGTCTCTGCGCGGCGGCGAAATGAACCCGGACCGCTTCTTCCCCTGGATCCAGAAGATCACCCAGACGGAAGGCCCTAACATTCTGCGCCTGAAGGGTATCATCGCCTTCAAGGACGACGCAGAGCGCTACGTTGTCCAGGGTGTACACATGATCATCGAAGGTGATCACCAGCGTGCCTGGAAGGACGGCGAGAAGCATGAGAGCCGTCTCGTCTTTATCGGCCGCGAACTCGACCGCGAAAAGCTTGAACGCACGTTCAAGGCTTGCGAAGCCGTTCCCGCCGAGGCCGCAGCTCACTGA